The Caproicibacterium lactatifermentans genome contains a region encoding:
- a CDS encoding ATP-binding protein — translation MTKKHSIFFIAASACLLVLLTTLSFWIRTLYLADAQDKAAHLMRFADSYLTEERSSGKPLGLNKEAAKLASLTGNRTCFFSSSGEMLADSIPTGQDKPALYFPLSRIRGPKELVTSSVSNQDGRYVVNEFYPIQLTSFTTAVLCMTVPLDALWKIHIIQFVMIGTGAAFFLASLILWKNRKDTQTARENEKPRLNPSVRNHIDQMKYYYNERINLLSTVLTNTESGILFFDADGFVLLMNPKAQHLTGAKSSLFFPKHRASSDWVSPVFSHVQAMARESMQQKKPQKEDLPTADGRIFFIRTTVVYSKYVPYTFSGIQVFITDVTEKRRMERIRDEFVSNVSHELRTPLTLICGFTETLQNRQDLDDEDCQHALEIIGIESNRLRHMISQLLDLSHMESRIDAGHLSPVDPIEAVEPLCASFIVLAEKKNITFSSSLPHLGRKIFGDKTSLAQIVTNLCENAIKYTQDGGKVTLSAQANDRDFIFQVKDNGIGMDQSEIPHVFERFYRVEKSRNTKRGGSGLGLAITKELVDELGGRISVYSKLNEGSTFTVRFPVTEEKAQPEE, via the coding sequence ATGACAAAAAAACACAGTATTTTCTTTATTGCAGCTTCAGCTTGTTTACTGGTCCTCCTAACGACCCTTTCCTTTTGGATTCGGACGCTTTACCTTGCAGACGCACAGGACAAAGCGGCCCATCTCATGCGGTTTGCAGACAGTTATTTGACAGAAGAACGCAGCAGCGGAAAACCACTGGGACTGAACAAAGAGGCAGCGAAACTGGCAAGCCTGACAGGGAATCGGACGTGCTTCTTTTCGTCCAGCGGCGAAATGCTGGCGGATTCCATTCCAACCGGTCAGGACAAGCCGGCACTTTATTTCCCGCTCAGCCGTATCCGCGGTCCCAAGGAACTGGTGACCAGTTCTGTTTCCAATCAGGACGGCCGCTATGTTGTCAATGAATTTTATCCGATTCAGCTGACCTCCTTCACAACCGCAGTGCTTTGCATGACGGTACCGCTGGATGCTTTGTGGAAAATCCATATCATACAATTCGTGATGATTGGTACGGGGGCGGCTTTTTTTCTGGCATCGCTGATTCTTTGGAAAAACCGGAAGGACACGCAGACAGCACGGGAAAACGAAAAACCTCGGCTGAATCCCAGCGTCCGGAATCATATCGACCAAATGAAGTACTACTACAATGAGCGAATCAATCTGTTGAGCACCGTCTTGACGAATACGGAAAGCGGCATTTTGTTCTTTGACGCAGACGGTTTCGTTCTGTTAATGAATCCCAAAGCACAGCATCTGACCGGGGCGAAAAGCAGCCTCTTTTTCCCAAAACACCGCGCAAGTTCTGACTGGGTTTCACCGGTTTTTTCCCATGTGCAGGCAATGGCACGGGAAAGCATGCAGCAGAAAAAGCCCCAAAAAGAGGACTTGCCGACAGCCGACGGCCGTATCTTTTTTATTCGTACAACGGTTGTGTACAGCAAATATGTTCCCTACACATTTTCCGGCATTCAGGTCTTTATTACAGATGTAACAGAGAAGCGGCGCATGGAGCGCATTCGAGACGAGTTCGTTTCCAACGTTTCTCATGAACTGCGCACGCCGCTTACTTTAATCTGCGGGTTTACGGAAACGCTGCAGAACCGGCAGGACCTTGACGATGAAGACTGTCAGCATGCACTTGAAATTATCGGTATTGAATCCAACCGCCTAAGGCACATGATTTCTCAGCTGCTCGATTTATCTCATATGGAAAGCCGGATTGATGCCGGTCATCTGTCCCCCGTGGACCCTATTGAGGCAGTGGAGCCGCTTTGCGCTTCCTTTATTGTGCTGGCGGAAAAGAAAAACATTACCTTTTCGAGTTCTTTGCCGCATTTGGGCCGGAAAATCTTTGGGGATAAAACATCGCTGGCACAGATTGTTACCAATCTGTGCGAAAACGCTATTAAATACACCCAGGACGGTGGAAAAGTGACTTTGTCTGCGCAGGCAAACGACAGAGACTTTATCTTTCAAGTAAAGGACAACGGCATTGGTATGGATCAGTCCGAAATACCGCATGTTTTTGAGCGCTTTTACCGTGTGGAGAAATCCCGCAATACGAAACGGGGCGGCTCCGGACTGGGGCTGGCTATTACCAAAGAACTTGTAGATGAGCTTGGCGGCAGGATATCGGTGTATTCCAAGCTCAATGAGGGAAGTACCTTCACGGTTCGTTTCCCTGTCACAGAAGAAAAGGCACAGCCCGAGGAATGA
- a CDS encoding glycoside hydrolase family 13 protein: MFNSRNPAFRYPTGAVANCLPVHFKIDMPRDLHCSAARLLVREDSTGETQKLDMFWCGMNGDNHEWWECHFAAQRPGLYFYHFEVTTWRGVMQMHRAFGGTDTMSPEAKDDWQLTVYERSFHTPEWLVGGVMYQVLPDRFFRSGKPKTGVPADRTLHGSWEEEPEWKPNSRGEVTNSDYFGGDLAGIMEKLDYLKSLGVTCLYLNPIFEAHSNHRYNTASYEKIDPLLGNEEDFRLLCTEAKKRGIHVLLDGVFNHTGSDSVYFNREGRYPTQGAYNSQNSPYSSWYNFCSWPDDYECWWNFKTLPDVIETNPEYDQYINGSKGIVRHWIAAGASGWRLDVADELPDTFLDNLRTAAKMENPDALVLGEVWEDASTKSAYGKRRRYLLGDQLDSVMNYPFRNAILGYLLGHDPAKMLEIIMNVLENYPPQVVRLLMNHIGTHDTERALTVLGGEPTGDHGRAWQAQQKLTPEQRELGLKRLKMAAVMQFTLPGVPCIYYGDEVGMEGYKDPFNRGTFPWGHENEELLSWYRKLGKLRRLLSCLKEGTFTPLKADDHTLVYVREDSIDAILVALNAGENPYALYLPDEWRTAEPVFGEAPDRNSGIHLHPLSVTALVRQKRPSPSGPFPLGKPETPEEALESIKDKIMENIEQEPEMKDELMDFLKKIQKKT, encoded by the coding sequence ATGTTCAATTCACGCAATCCGGCTTTTCGCTATCCGACAGGTGCGGTGGCGAACTGCCTACCTGTTCATTTTAAAATTGATATGCCGCGTGACCTGCACTGCAGTGCTGCCCGTCTGCTGGTACGGGAGGACAGTACCGGAGAAACCCAGAAGTTGGATATGTTCTGGTGCGGCATGAACGGCGACAACCACGAGTGGTGGGAATGCCACTTTGCCGCACAGCGGCCAGGCTTGTATTTTTACCATTTTGAGGTGACAACATGGCGCGGTGTTATGCAGATGCACCGTGCCTTTGGCGGAACGGATACCATGTCCCCGGAAGCAAAGGATGACTGGCAGCTGACCGTGTATGAACGTTCTTTTCATACACCGGAGTGGCTGGTGGGCGGCGTGATGTATCAGGTGCTTCCAGACCGTTTTTTCCGTTCTGGAAAACCGAAAACAGGCGTGCCGGCGGACCGCACCCTGCACGGCAGCTGGGAAGAAGAGCCGGAATGGAAGCCGAACAGTCGGGGGGAAGTAACCAATTCTGATTATTTTGGTGGGGACCTCGCCGGCATTATGGAGAAGCTGGACTACTTAAAAAGTTTGGGCGTCACATGCCTGTACCTGAACCCTATTTTTGAGGCGCACTCCAATCACAGGTACAACACGGCAAGCTATGAAAAAATTGACCCGCTGCTTGGCAATGAAGAGGATTTCAGATTGCTGTGCACCGAGGCAAAAAAGAGAGGTATCCATGTCTTGCTGGATGGCGTTTTTAACCATACCGGCAGCGACAGCGTCTATTTTAACCGAGAAGGCCGCTATCCGACACAGGGTGCCTACAACAGCCAGAATTCCCCCTATTCATCTTGGTACAATTTCTGCAGCTGGCCGGACGATTATGAGTGCTGGTGGAATTTTAAAACACTGCCGGACGTTATAGAGACAAATCCGGAGTATGACCAATACATCAATGGAAGCAAAGGCATTGTGCGGCACTGGATTGCTGCGGGTGCCTCCGGTTGGCGGCTGGATGTGGCCGATGAGCTGCCGGACACCTTTTTGGACAATCTGCGTACAGCAGCAAAGATGGAAAATCCGGATGCGTTGGTCTTGGGGGAAGTCTGGGAGGACGCTAGCACCAAATCCGCCTACGGCAAACGCCGCCGTTATCTGCTTGGTGACCAGCTGGACAGCGTGATGAACTATCCATTCCGCAATGCCATTCTGGGCTATCTGCTGGGACATGACCCAGCAAAGATGCTGGAAATTATTATGAATGTACTGGAGAATTATCCGCCGCAGGTTGTTCGGCTGTTGATGAACCACATTGGTACCCATGATACAGAACGTGCGTTGACCGTGCTGGGCGGAGAACCGACCGGTGACCACGGCCGGGCGTGGCAGGCACAACAGAAGCTGACGCCGGAACAGCGGGAACTTGGACTAAAGCGTTTGAAGATGGCAGCAGTTATGCAGTTTACGCTGCCAGGCGTGCCGTGCATCTACTACGGCGATGAAGTCGGCATGGAGGGCTACAAAGACCCGTTCAACCGCGGTACATTCCCATGGGGCCACGAAAACGAAGAGCTGCTGTCGTGGTACCGGAAACTGGGAAAGCTGCGTCGGCTGCTGTCCTGCCTAAAAGAGGGAACCTTTACGCCGCTGAAAGCAGATGACCATACACTGGTGTATGTGAGGGAAGATTCGATTGATGCCATTTTGGTGGCACTGAATGCGGGAGAGAATCCGTATGCATTGTATTTGCCGGACGAGTGGCGCACGGCGGAACCTGTTTTCGGTGAGGCGCCGGACCGCAACAGCGGCATCCATTTGCATCCCCTGAGCGTGACGGCGCTGGTACGGCAGAAGAGACCTTCTCCCTCCGGACCGTTTCCACTGGGAAAGCCGGAAACACCGGAAGAAGCGCTGGAGTCTATTAAAGATAAAATTATGGAAAATATCGAACAAGAGCCGGAGATGAAAGACGAATTGATGGACTTTTTGAAAAAAATACAAAAAAAGACTTGA
- a CDS encoding ABC transporter ATP-binding protein produces the protein MPNIILRDLVKKYSRTNTAVSHLDLAIEKNSFVTLLGPSGCGKTTTLRMIAGLEQPTSGTILIDGKTVFSSEEGINIPPEKRGIGFIFQNYALWPQMTVYKNISFGLENRKWKPSRIRERVTELLKMMQLEGYENRYPAELSGGQQQRVAIARTLAADPKILLMDEPLSNLDAKLRMEMRMDLKNLHAKAKTTIVYVTHDQLEAMTLSSRIALLKDGILQQYGTPSEIYSEPANLFAANFVGSPSNNLISFTGDNVNLDEIALSRDEMQLLFTPVSGGAAIMNGQKLVIGIRPEDICLLAHGPLAGKIYSTLPSGMETIICVTIGKVKLNCVQFGRMDYHIGQTCTVDFKNEDVFPLFDAETGDRIALGRIEVV, from the coding sequence ATGCCGAACATTATCCTGCGGGACCTTGTCAAAAAATACAGCCGTACCAATACAGCGGTCAGTCATCTTGACCTTGCAATTGAGAAAAATTCGTTTGTCACGCTTCTTGGTCCGTCTGGCTGCGGAAAGACAACCACATTGCGAATGATAGCCGGTTTGGAGCAACCAACAAGCGGTACCATTCTGATAGACGGAAAAACCGTCTTTTCCTCAGAGGAGGGAATCAATATTCCTCCGGAAAAACGCGGCATCGGTTTTATTTTTCAGAACTACGCCCTATGGCCACAGATGACCGTATACAAAAACATCTCCTTTGGCCTGGAAAACAGGAAGTGGAAACCCAGCCGCATTCGGGAACGAGTGACCGAACTTTTGAAAATGATGCAGCTGGAAGGCTATGAAAATCGGTATCCCGCCGAACTTTCCGGTGGTCAGCAGCAGCGTGTTGCCATTGCACGAACACTCGCGGCCGACCCGAAAATTCTGCTCATGGACGAGCCACTCTCCAATCTGGACGCCAAGCTGCGCATGGAAATGCGGATGGACCTTAAAAACCTGCATGCCAAAGCCAAGACCACTATTGTTTATGTGACGCATGACCAGCTGGAAGCCATGACTTTGTCCTCTCGAATTGCGCTGCTGAAAGACGGTATTCTTCAACAGTATGGCACACCCTCTGAAATTTACAGCGAACCTGCTAATTTGTTTGCTGCCAACTTTGTCGGAAGCCCGTCCAACAACCTGATTTCTTTTACCGGTGACAATGTTAATCTGGACGAAATTGCACTGTCACGGGACGAAATGCAGCTTCTCTTTACACCCGTCAGCGGCGGGGCCGCCATCATGAATGGACAAAAGCTGGTTATCGGCATTCGTCCGGAAGACATTTGCCTGCTGGCGCACGGACCGCTTGCAGGAAAAATCTATTCCACACTGCCATCCGGCATGGAAACCATTATCTGCGTAACCATTGGCAAGGTAAAGCTGAACTGCGTACAATTCGGCCGAATGGACTATCACATCGGGCAGACCTGCACCGTTGATTTTAAGAACGAGGACGTTTTCCCCCTATTTGACGCCGAAACTGGAGACCGGATTGCGCTTGGCCGCATTGAAGTTGTTTAA
- the pgmB gene encoding beta-phosphoglucomutase, producing the protein MKAVIFDLDGVLVRTDDLQYRAWKHLTDREGIPFDRTLNNRLRGISRRASLNVILESAHRTCSEEQAAEMMAYKNDYYLGLLDQLTPADLLPHVPELLQALRAMGVHTAVGTSSRNAQQTLQRIGLSESFDAVVDGNEITRAKPDPEVYLKAAEKLGERPENCLVVEDAAAGIEAAKRGGMTAVGVSDARKAALTDYRAEDILEIIDLLRK; encoded by the coding sequence ATGAAAGCAGTCATTTTTGACCTTGACGGCGTTTTGGTACGGACAGATGATTTGCAGTATCGGGCATGGAAACACTTAACAGACCGCGAGGGAATCCCTTTTGACCGGACGCTGAACAACCGGCTGCGCGGCATTTCCCGGAGGGCGTCCCTAAATGTAATCCTCGAAAGCGCGCACCGCACCTGTTCCGAGGAGCAGGCTGCCGAAATGATGGCCTATAAAAACGACTATTATCTTGGGCTGCTTGACCAGCTGACGCCGGCGGATCTTTTGCCGCATGTACCAGAACTGTTGCAGGCACTGCGGGCAATGGGTGTGCATACGGCGGTGGGGACCAGCAGCCGAAACGCACAGCAGACGCTTCAAAGAATTGGCCTGAGCGAATCATTTGATGCGGTGGTTGACGGCAACGAGATTACACGAGCGAAACCTGACCCGGAAGTTTATTTAAAAGCGGCGGAAAAGCTTGGGGAAAGACCGGAAAACTGTTTGGTCGTGGAGGACGCGGCAGCCGGAATAGAAGCGGCCAAACGGGGCGGCATGACAGCGGTCGGTGTCAGTGACGCACGGAAAGCGGCCCTTACGGATTATCGGGCAGAGGATATTCTGGAGATTATCGACCTCCTGCGGAAGTAA
- a CDS encoding YesL family protein, with protein sequence MNNMNQMTATNDPDNLWKLGDSLTEICLIGALWFLCTIPIVTAGAATTAMYSVLFRKMKKDGRYQGYVKPFFAAFKENFRKSTGLWITELAVSLVLSMDAWYYSRLAVRAGTYRGLEIAILCLLAVVIIVGCYAFPMTALYRNTVKETILQAAQHALRSWPWSLLCLALCVGVPFVVTKGLWYLALIAGGVVGFAIAHIMVHALKKEIPRVHGPEKIC encoded by the coding sequence ATGAACAATATGAATCAAATGACGGCGACAAATGACCCGGATAATCTATGGAAACTAGGGGATAGTCTGACGGAAATCTGCCTAATAGGTGCGCTCTGGTTTTTGTGTACAATTCCGATTGTAACAGCAGGGGCGGCGACAACCGCCATGTATTCCGTCCTTTTCCGTAAGATGAAAAAGGATGGCAGATACCAGGGATATGTGAAACCGTTTTTTGCAGCTTTCAAAGAGAACTTTCGGAAATCCACGGGACTTTGGATAACGGAACTTGCGGTTTCCTTGGTTCTCAGTATGGATGCCTGGTACTATTCACGGCTAGCTGTGCGTGCGGGAACTTACCGGGGGCTGGAGATTGCCATCCTCTGCCTGCTTGCTGTGGTTATTATTGTTGGCTGCTATGCGTTCCCAATGACGGCGCTTTACCGGAATACCGTTAAGGAAACCATTCTGCAGGCAGCGCAGCACGCACTGAGAAGCTGGCCGTGGAGCCTGTTGTGCCTGGCCCTTTGTGTTGGAGTGCCATTTGTCGTGACGAAAGGCCTCTGGTATCTGGCACTTATCGCCGGCGGTGTGGTTGGCTTTGCTATTGCACATATTATGGTGCATGCCCTGAAAAAGGAAATCCCGAGAGTTCACGGACCAGAAAAAATCTGCTGA
- a CDS encoding ABC transporter permease, whose translation MEQAITEKKPSKFKIRMNKVLTYLSKPQNLVLLILGVVLSITTIGPIISIVADTVMVHTGSIDSTNTGLLSGFTLYNWADLFTGRLSQANLLLPLKNTLLLAVFTCIGAVLYGGIFAYLVTRTNMKFKKLLSSIFIFPYIMPQWTLAVVWKNLFYSSAVTGGSNGLLVALTGIQMPLWWCKGLFPSATVLAIHYAPFAYILIGGIFRNMDANLEEAATILNTPKRRIFFRVTLPMVMPAVLSTVLLVFSSAMGSFPVPYYLTYTTLATKYVEMSVARAGEASILAVIMMVFGIAILSLNIAATSGRKNYTTVTGKSGQISRVNLGRHGKYVTAIIFLVLTLFTSIYPIISFATETFLPNPGDYSFLTKGNWSSLTLKWWTTSTNTDSSLFGQCGILHNTTIWNAYFGILFVAVCCSLLAGTIGTLVGYACSKNRHSKWANYVNSMAFLPYLLPALSVGVAFYVFGSNIGIYNTYLLLIIAGTVKYIPFASRSALNSMLQLSGEIEEAAVIQNIPWHKRMFKIIIPIQKSSIISGYMLPFMSTLRELTLFMLLCSQTKILTTLLDYFDEMGLYAFSSGINLILIVTILICNAVVNKLTGASIDKGIGGN comes from the coding sequence ATGGAGCAAGCAATTACAGAAAAGAAGCCGAGTAAATTTAAAATTCGCATGAATAAGGTTCTGACATACCTTTCCAAACCGCAGAACCTCGTGCTGCTGATTCTCGGCGTTGTTCTTTCTATTACGACGATTGGACCAATTATTTCTATTGTGGCCGATACGGTGATGGTACACACCGGTTCGATTGACTCAACGAACACCGGCCTGCTTTCCGGTTTCACGCTTTACAACTGGGCGGATTTGTTCACGGGACGCCTGAGCCAGGCAAACCTGCTGCTGCCGTTGAAAAACACACTGCTGCTGGCAGTTTTCACCTGTATCGGTGCGGTTCTTTACGGAGGCATCTTTGCCTACCTTGTAACCCGCACGAACATGAAATTCAAAAAATTATTAAGTTCCATTTTCATTTTCCCGTACATCATGCCGCAGTGGACACTGGCGGTTGTGTGGAAAAATCTGTTCTACAGCTCGGCAGTGACGGGCGGCTCCAACGGCTTGCTGGTAGCCCTTACCGGTATACAAATGCCGCTGTGGTGGTGCAAGGGCCTGTTCCCAAGTGCTACCGTTTTGGCCATTCACTATGCGCCGTTTGCCTACATCCTGATTGGCGGCATTTTCCGCAATATGGACGCCAACCTTGAGGAAGCGGCAACCATTCTCAATACGCCAAAACGCCGGATTTTCTTCCGGGTGACACTGCCCATGGTTATGCCGGCGGTTTTGTCAACAGTCCTTTTGGTTTTCAGCAGCGCGATGGGCAGCTTCCCGGTCCCGTACTACTTGACCTATACGACACTCGCAACAAAATATGTTGAAATGAGTGTGGCAAGGGCCGGCGAGGCTTCTATATTGGCAGTCATCATGATGGTATTCGGCATTGCGATACTAAGCCTAAACATTGCGGCGACAAGCGGGCGAAAAAATTACACGACCGTCACCGGCAAATCAGGGCAAATCAGCAGGGTGAATCTCGGCCGGCACGGCAAATATGTAACGGCGATTATCTTCCTTGTCCTGACACTCTTTACAAGCATTTACCCGATTATCTCCTTCGCAACCGAAACGTTTCTTCCGAACCCGGGCGACTACAGCTTCTTGACCAAGGGAAACTGGTCCAGCCTGACGCTTAAGTGGTGGACAACATCGACCAACACCGATTCCAGCCTGTTCGGTCAGTGTGGCATTCTGCACAACACAACCATTTGGAACGCCTACTTCGGCATTCTGTTTGTGGCGGTCTGCTGCTCGCTGCTTGCCGGTACGATTGGCACGTTGGTTGGCTATGCCTGCAGCAAAAACCGTCACAGCAAATGGGCCAATTACGTCAACAGCATGGCTTTCCTGCCGTACCTGCTGCCGGCACTGTCCGTTGGTGTTGCATTCTATGTTTTTGGCTCCAATATCGGCATCTATAACACTTATCTGCTGCTGATTATTGCAGGTACCGTCAAATACATTCCGTTTGCCAGCCGCAGTGCGCTCAACTCTATGCTGCAGCTGAGCGGAGAAATCGAAGAGGCGGCTGTGATTCAAAACATTCCGTGGCACAAACGAATGTTTAAAATCATCATTCCAATCCAGAAGTCGTCTATTATCAGCGGCTATATGCTGCCGTTTATGTCCACCCTGAGAGAACTGACCCTGTTCATGCTCCTGTGCTCGCAGACGAAGATTCTGACAACTCTGCTCGATTATTTTGATGAGATGGGCCTGTACGCGTTCTCAAGCGGCATCAATCTCATTTTGATTGTTACTATCCTCATCTGCAACGCCGTGGTCAACAAACTGACCGGGGCCAGCATCGACAAGGGAATTGGAGGAAACTGA
- a CDS encoding ABC transporter ATP-binding protein yields the protein MPKIVLENITKRFDKFYAVDNLNLVIEDNAFVTLLGPSGCGKTTTLRMIAGLETPTSGSITIDGVPVFDSERGINIPANKRKVGFLFQNYALWPNMTVYQNIAFGLSNIKEEMPKIDFEAHQADSLLHILPKAKEVKKVLEECRDKKGKFDKKAASIRLIDQYDISEKTAKILIDYRLQDASDCESAAKEKARKLTVKIGEIQNKYKKEGLELNEKFELVKDGKVQTQVRKLTEEEIDLQVRRVSRIVKIGMFMDRYPSELSGGQQQRVAIARTLAPKPKVLFMDEPLSNLDAKLRIEMRSELQRLHIETGSTFIYVTHDQLEAMTLATKICLIENGVLQQYDAPLEVYKRPANLFIADFVGNPSINFIEGKGVQEGNGSVDLTVFDGRKIKFLPEEPVNLREWCKQADADVKVQAEDAAKRHKTEKSNKDSIFQYHISKVNTLEGFEEKEPPQDDDLVVGVRPEFINIDSEGPMDCEIYSAMPTGMETMVRIRIGEYLLTSVMFGGKLYQIGQKMKFTIDTGNVLLFSRKTGRLIARGRLSLAAD from the coding sequence ATGCCAAAGATAGTATTGGAAAATATAACCAAACGTTTTGATAAGTTTTATGCAGTTGATAACCTGAATTTGGTTATCGAGGACAACGCCTTCGTTACACTGCTGGGACCCTCCGGCTGCGGCAAAACAACGACACTCCGCATGATTGCGGGTTTGGAAACGCCGACCAGTGGCTCGATTACAATAGACGGTGTGCCGGTTTTTGACAGTGAGCGCGGCATCAATATCCCCGCCAATAAGCGCAAAGTCGGTTTCCTGTTTCAAAACTATGCCTTGTGGCCGAATATGACCGTTTACCAAAACATCGCGTTCGGCCTTTCTAATATCAAGGAGGAAATGCCCAAAATCGACTTTGAGGCCCATCAGGCGGACAGCCTGCTGCACATTCTGCCGAAGGCAAAAGAGGTAAAAAAAGTACTGGAAGAGTGCCGGGACAAAAAGGGAAAGTTCGATAAAAAAGCGGCTTCCATTCGGCTGATAGACCAGTATGACATTTCAGAAAAGACAGCGAAGATTTTGATTGACTATCGTTTGCAGGATGCGTCCGACTGTGAAAGCGCCGCAAAGGAAAAAGCCCGCAAACTGACCGTCAAAATCGGTGAAATTCAGAACAAATATAAAAAGGAAGGGCTTGAACTGAACGAAAAGTTTGAGCTCGTCAAGGATGGAAAAGTCCAAACACAGGTACGCAAGCTGACGGAAGAAGAAATCGACCTTCAGGTGCGCCGCGTTTCCCGCATTGTTAAAATCGGTATGTTCATGGACCGCTACCCCAGTGAACTTTCCGGCGGCCAGCAGCAGCGTGTCGCGATTGCCCGTACCCTTGCCCCGAAGCCGAAGGTCCTGTTCATGGACGAACCGCTTTCCAATTTGGACGCCAAGCTCCGTATTGAGATGCGGTCCGAACTGCAGCGCTTACATATCGAGACCGGTTCCACGTTCATCTATGTCACCCATGACCAGCTGGAAGCTATGACGCTGGCGACAAAAATCTGTCTGATTGAAAATGGTGTCCTGCAGCAGTATGACGCACCGCTGGAAGTTTACAAACGGCCGGCTAATCTCTTTATCGCCGACTTTGTCGGCAATCCCTCCATCAATTTCATTGAAGGCAAAGGTGTGCAGGAAGGGAACGGTTCCGTTGATTTGACGGTATTTGACGGCAGGAAGATAAAGTTCCTGCCGGAGGAGCCGGTGAACCTTCGGGAATGGTGCAAACAGGCGGACGCCGATGTAAAGGTACAGGCGGAAGACGCGGCCAAGCGTCACAAAACTGAAAAGAGCAACAAGGATTCCATTTTCCAGTACCATATTTCCAAAGTCAACACACTGGAAGGATTTGAGGAGAAGGAACCGCCGCAGGATGACGACCTTGTGGTCGGTGTCCGTCCCGAATTCATTAACATCGACAGTGAAGGCCCCATGGACTGTGAAATTTACAGTGCCATGCCAACTGGTATGGAGACGATGGTTCGTATCCGCATTGGGGAGTATCTGCTGACATCCGTTATGTTCGGCGGCAAGCTTTATCAGATTGGACAGAAGATGAAGTTTACGATTGATACCGGCAATGTCCTGCTCTTTAGCCGGAAGACCGGCCGCCTGATTGCAAGGGGAAGACTGTCTTTGGCAGCGGACTGA
- a CDS encoding response regulator transcription factor: MAKKILIVDDEEYIVELIRMNLKREGYQPICAYSGQEALEKAWAEKPDLILLDVMMPDMDGLETCRKLRENHLTQKVPIIILSAKSEETDKVIGLGVGADDYMTKPFGIRELLARINAHLRRTAVSEPEDEKICVGDLQIDSSAHAVTINGKPVNLTLTEYQILKYMAENAGHVIQREQLVTALSGTMNLEIGSINVHMLNLRRKVGEQYFVTIRGLGYKMVNPKDA; encoded by the coding sequence TTGGCAAAAAAGATATTGATTGTGGACGATGAAGAATATATCGTTGAGCTGATTCGGATGAATCTAAAAAGAGAAGGCTATCAGCCGATCTGCGCCTATTCCGGACAGGAGGCGCTTGAAAAAGCGTGGGCGGAAAAACCGGATTTAATCCTTCTGGATGTCATGATGCCGGATATGGATGGACTGGAAACCTGCCGGAAACTGCGGGAAAATCACTTAACGCAAAAGGTGCCGATTATTATTCTTTCGGCGAAAAGTGAGGAAACCGATAAAGTGATTGGCCTGGGTGTTGGGGCAGATGACTATATGACAAAACCGTTTGGTATCCGCGAACTTCTTGCCCGTATCAATGCCCACCTGCGGCGTACAGCTGTGTCCGAGCCGGAAGATGAAAAAATATGTGTCGGCGACCTCCAGATTGATTCGTCTGCCCATGCGGTTACTATCAACGGAAAGCCGGTCAATCTTACTCTGACGGAGTATCAGATTCTGAAATACATGGCGGAAAATGCCGGACACGTTATTCAGCGTGAACAGCTTGTAACAGCATTGAGCGGGACCATGAACCTTGAGATTGGCTCCATTAATGTGCATATGCTGAATCTCCGCAGGAAAGTCGGCGAACAATACTTTGTCACGATTCGGGGACTTGGCTATAAGATGGTAAACCCCAAAGACGCCTGA